TCCAGCAGCAAATCATCCACAGGAAATATTCACCCCTTGCCATTCAAGcagccctcctcttcagatACTGCCCTTCCCAGGTCCCTTGATATCCCACTTGACACTgcgtctcctcctctgacCCCGGCGTCTCTGGGCCCTCGCTCACGACCgaccaatcctcctccttgtcgtcCTGTTGCTTCAGATCCAGGCCATTAGCCCGTCGGTGATAAGAACAGCTCTTGTTGGTGGTCTTGTACGTGACCCACGAGCTGCAGTTTGTGCGAAAACTGTCGCACACGTGGTGGGTGGCCGTGTCTTCTTTGCAGCCGCAGCCAAAGGTGAGGCAGACTTTCCAGCAAAAGTATTGGCGTGGCATTCTGACTGAGGCTGAACCCCTGTTCGCAGCAATGAGGGGGGCTTGcggggaggagaaaagaaaaacagccTTGCTGTTCTGGGGGAACGATAATAAAATCAGACAAGAAGGCCGGAACTCGGTAGCAAGAAATATTACGTGTTCTGCACGACGAGGTTGAACAAGAACCAAGAGACACCACGTTCTGGcatgtggtgttggttgtgtGCTGGTGCGAGGCCGAGGGAACGAATAAAGGGTTCTAGATCAACGAGGCGGTAGGCTGCTACACTACTGCATGCATGAGTATGAGAATAGTAAGACGACGGGGGGATTGAAACAGAAACGGTGTTCcgattggggagggttggtgggtAGCTGCCGCCGGTCTGCTCCGGATGGGGGAGACTAAAGCCGAGAGGAAAATGATAGGAGAGTTGTGGTTGAGTAGGGAGGGATCTAAAAGAAATCAAGCAATCACGCCAacgctgatgctgctgggaGGTTTCGTAGAAAAAAGATGAAGTGTTGTTGAAACATTGTAAGTGGGTGGACGTCGGAATTATTGGGGACCTTGACGGCCAGGCCTGGACAGTGCGGCaggggatgaagggggggaacTGAACACTGTGGGCTCCACAGGATTCCCCAGCACACCCGCTGCCGTCATTGCCTCATTGGTGGCCTGGCTCCGTGTCCCTGGCACGCTTCGATCCTCGCTGTAATCACTGACGACAGCAGAAACAGGAGACAATCATTTCTTACTGATTGAGCCATCATCTCTCTTTGCCCTGGCCTGGCAGAGGAAACCACTCTCACGCTTATATTTCGAATTTAGTTTCTGTATTAATACTCTAGCTTCTCTCTACGCGTAGCCTACCGGTTTCTAGATCGCTGTTGCCCTCGTACGACAGGTAGTGCTGCTGGTTGTGGCCTCCCTTAATTTCAACCATCAAATTGAACAACAGACGTGTCAATCCAGTCGCAATTCTATCGCTCACTCATTTGTCCTCACACTCCGGGTGTTCTTGTCCTCGACGGCCGCAACAATGCCACGCACGCGCCCAGCAACAACGGGCTATGAAAGGCTCGCACAAGCCGACCAGTTCGGCGACGactccgacgacgaagatCCCCTCGCCCACAGCTATGCCTCCCTCCAACCTGCTCAAGCCCCGCAATATGCGCCTATCACACAACCCCGCCCGCACTCGGGCATGTCGACGCCgaagcggaggaggtcgtcatcatccgccaATCTTCGCGGACGGGGTCGCCGAGCTCGGAGCAACTCAGGGGTCGACCTGAAAGCCATCAATGCCCGCCTCGAGCGGTGGGCGGACGAGATTGCCTCCAAATTCAAGCGCgggaagaacaaaaagacgggcgaggaagagaggcTGGAGATTCACCACTCGGTGTTCCAAGCCCCTGAGGGTGTCCGCCCCGTCACAGCCGAACAGCTGGCTGTACCAGAACCGGGGTACATGACAAGGGCGGAATTCGAAGTCATTGTGGACAGCGTTAGGGAGGCCATTCGGAAGGGCGTGCAGCCGCTCATGATCTCGCAGGGTAGCTCTGGCAGCTACTTTGCGAGGAATCCTGACGGCAAGGTTGTGGGAGTGTTCAAGCCCAAGGACGAGGAGCCGTATGCGGCTGGCAACCCGAAATGGAACAAGTGGATTCATCGAAACCTGTTCCCGTGCTGTTTCGGCAGGGCTTGTCTTATTCCCAATCTTTCCTACGTCAGCGAGGCTGCTGCGTACGTCCTCGACGCCCAGCTACGAACTCACATGGTCCCATACACCGACGTCGTTTACCTCTCATCGAAATCCTTCCACTACCCATTCTGGGACCGCTACAACTTctcgagaaagaaaaagacactGCCCGCCAAACCTGGCAGTTTCCAGGTGTTCCTCAAGGGCTTCAAAGATGCCAACGTCTTCCTGCGGGAACACCCATGGCCTGACCAGTACCTATCTGGCTTCCGGACGAATGATCCCcacagaaaaaagaagaagagatggGTGGATAACTGCCGTCCGACGGGGGCGATGCAAGGCGACGGAGATAGTGACGAGGAAGGTCAAGGCAGCCCTGCCTCGGCAACACCAAGCCCGGGCAACTTTGTGTGGACGCCGTCACTGAAGCAGTCGTTccgggaggagctggagaagctcgTTATTTTGGATTACATCATGCGGAATACTGACAGAGGGTTGGACAATTGGATGATCAAGGTCGATTGGGAAGCTCAGAAAGCGTCGATAGTGTCGGACCCAGTCcagctcaacaccaacgtGGAAGAACCagaggagccggaggaggggccgagACCGGTGGATTTGTCGACCAGAGAACCGCCAAAGACTCGTGCGTCTTGCCCTTACCGAACAGAGAGGCCCATGAACGCCTCGACGCCGGTATCGAGCACACCGGACCCCAAGATTTCCATCGGTGCCATCGACAATTCGTTGTCATGGCCCTGGAAGCACCCGGACGCCTGGAGGAGCTTTCCCTTTGGGTGGCTTTTCTTGCCGGTTGATCTGATCGGCAGGCCGTTCAGCCAGAAGACGAGGGATCACTTCTTGCCGCTGCTCACGTCGACCACATGGTGGTCGCAGACACAGCTTGcgctgaggagggtgtttcAGATGGACCCGGATTTCCAGGAAAAGATGTTTTCGAGGCAGATTGCGGTTATGAAGGGGCAGGCGTGGAACGTGGTGGAGACGCTGAAGACGCCGGACCATGGGCCGTTGGAGCTGACGAGGCGGGCCAAGGTGTGTGTCTGGGATGATTTGGTCGACGTGCCGGTGGCGGTTCCTATGAGGGTTGCCTCTGCCGAGATGAGGAGacgggcggtggaggagtcgGAGCAGGCTGccagtgctgctgctggactgACGAGATCCAACAGCGATGTTAttgccgaggcggaggaggaggagatggataTTGGGGCCTTTACCGCCGATTCAGACGCGGCTAGTGCCCCGGCCGCGACGGGGGTagcggaggtggtggatctGCTTGGGATGGCGAGTCCGGTGGGAGACCTGCCCAACCCGGGGAGATTCGAGCtggcgatgggggaggagccgcTTACGCCTGGGTTGACACCGGGACGGTTTGAAACTCCTGTTTTgggcggcagcagcggcagcagtaACGGGCCCGTACAGGTGACGAGACCTGCGCTGAAGCATGCCAGTTACAGCCAGCCGCAGAGGTCGCTGAATATGTACTCGCCTGATCGGGGGTCGAGCTCGATGGCGGTTCATCACCAGAGGAGGTTTAGCTttgcgacggcggcggggaggagggagagcaaCAGCATTGCGGCGCAGCTGTATGGGACGGGGAGGCtgagctgggagggggggaggcaggggtttgtgggggagtgggaggaggaggaggaggaggaggatgcgttggagggtggggatCTGGGGTTTGCGGCCGCGcaggggatggaggggaacCAGAGGAAGGTTAttgtggagaggttggaggctGTGAAGACGAGGAATCCGGTTTTTACttgttggtgaggtgggAGGCACGCTGGTGGTGAATATCTCTAGCTATTTTGAgcggaagggggggaaggggaggtagAATTACACAAAAGAACAGAGGAGTAATCATTATGTTACATCGGCACTGAGCTTTTTCTTTACTAGTCGATGCGGTGACTTCTCTTCTTGCATCAGGGACCCAGTCACGTTGTGGATAGAAACAAGAGACTGCGATGAAAATATCAGGTGTTTGAAGAACGGTTAACAGCCCCCTACTctctaccaccaccctcctcctctgaacCCCAGAACACACCTGCCagaccatcaaccacactcatcagCCAGCCCCCTTTGGTACTCAGCTTCAGTCCATTTAACCACTCCTCCCATCTCAAAGATAACCACCAGCACAAGGGAGGTAGACATGCCTAATCAAGCGGTGGCCTCGtgccctctccctcggcaACAGTCAAAGACCCTGAAAGCTCCAGAATACTAGGACCTCGCTCGCTCACGAACCAACGGACCTACCAGGTCGCTGACCGTGTCACTCCATCAGCAAGAGCTGAATGAGGTTTCCAACTCTTCCTGTTGGTagctgggaggtgggtgggtgggtggctACCTTGAGGGACAGAGCCAATAAAAGGATGGCGTCTTTCCATCGTGATTTCTGCTTCGGCAGCGTGGGTAAGAGGTGTCTGTTGGGGCgggagtggggaggggggggggtgagtTGGTTGAGTAGATATTCCAGATAGGTCGAGGGTTTCCATGACTGGAGGGGCCggatgaaggggttggtgttaCTTGTgtgaggggatggggaggtgtttAGTGTGGGTTTTGTGGTGGTAGGAGTGATGATTTTTGTACCCAGGGGGGGAAGGTAGCTAAGGGGTTAAACGTCGGGTATCAAAGTGTGTTGGCGAGGGCTCGGGATGGCGGGTAAAGTTTGAAGAGAGCGGTCTTGTACTCCATTCTGTCGTGGTGATATTCTTGTCTCGACAGGATGGGTATACCGGCCGTCGAAAGGTTCAAGATGAGAGTCTCGATGATGTTTTGATCGACCGTGTCTACTTTCGACATTACCCTTTTCACAGTCTTGCCCAAAGAGCAAGTCTAAAAAGCAGATGTCATTCCCAAGATGTTGGATGACCATGTCGAGACTGCTGGTAGTTTATACACCCTCTAAAAAGTCTAGTCCGTCCTCCGTTGATGACCGGCTGCCCAACTCTCGAACAACAAAAGCAAAATCTGATCAGGTACCCGGGGAGGGATGCCAAAACCACCGCTTCCACACCCCTAAACACCATGCCCCCCCACTTTGGTACCCCAACTAACCACTCCCTCACACACCAAGCAAAGCCAACCATAGGTAACAGACAACTCAATTAGAGAGACGAGACTACCCTCGCTGGCTCGTCTCGGCAGGGAGACAATAGAAGGGGCCCTCTTCCCAAAGACCACTGCGCCATGCTCGGGGTATCTTGCCATCTAAAAACGCCTCTAAAATGCAAGAGtacaaaagaaaacccccTAGcccgccaaaaccaccagaTGTGCAAGCTAGGGTATCAGCCTCCCtattcccatcccatctaATACCCCTTGTACCTCttatcctcccccctcaaccacccctccaccacctcccttccccgcctcaccatcccctccctctccctacccaaaacctccaactcccccagcaactccctctccacaaAACCCAAATgctccatctccaccgccaaacCCTGGTTGTCCTTTGTCCTATCAAACCTCAACTCCATCTTATTCCTCCTAACCTGCTCCAGCGCCTGCTGCTTCCCCctaatcctctcctccatggCCAAAAtttcctccctcatccgATACTGCTCAGCACCAAACTGCCCCGTTTGTCTCTCCCGCTCACCGATCGACCTCTCCAGTTCTGGGCCTAGAGATGGGGCTTCCTCGCGGGGTTTGGGCTGGGCCGGGTTCCAGAAGGGGTAGTTTGTTGTGTCGTAGTTGCTtaggggtggaggggggtatTGTTGCCAGCttgtgagggagatggggaagatTCTGAGAGAGTTGGTCGTGGTGGCGAGTGAAATATCTGTGGCTGTGATCGGGGGATGAGCGCTGGTGTTAGAGCGCCTGCGGGTGCGTGTGCGGGTGGGAGAGTccattgttgttgatgtttgatgGTGTGAAGTCTTGTTTGATGTCGAGGGGAAGGTTTTATTGGCGTACGGGAAAGCCAAGGGTACGTTATATGTAGGGACTGGAGCATCTGGGTGGACAGTCTTGCCAGGTGAATGGGACGGGGTCGTGCAAAACTCTTCAATTCAGATGACAATGGATTGGATCGGCGGGTGACCGATAGGTTCTTCGGCGCCATTTCATCCCTAACCGTCAAAAATGGGAAGGCACGAGAGCAAGTCGGAGAGCAgcttgttggtgatatcGTCAGTTGCTCCAGATAAGAGCAAAAGTCTCCATAGCAGCGAGGTCGTAAGAAGCATATAGATATCCGAGATGGACCTGTCCCCTCGATACTCATCGTGACTGTTATTCTTTTACAAAGTGATaccttctctttcttccaTGCTAGATAGAAGTCCATCTACTGCTTGAGCTGAAAAGATCAAGTCACCAAAATACACCCATTACCCATCAAACCGCCAAGAAGAATCCGAGTCGACTTCCTAGACTATACAAGTCCATAATCTGTCTGTCAAAAGTCTCAAGCGAAGAAAGTCAGAGTCGATCGCAAAGTCACTCTACCTTCGACGAAGACTCgcccaagatcaagaccaaGACACCATTCGCCaatctcaccaccaacaacaacagtctTTCCGATCATAATTACGTCTGGTCTGAAGGGCATGATCGCTACCCAGCCGGTGGAAAGCAAGGCCCGCCCACTGATCCGGTGTACCACGCTGTCTCAACTTCACCTGAACGATCAGCTCTTAGTCCATCCTCAAAGCCAGCATTCCGACAACATATTCCGACCGTTCCCGTCTCCCGGCCTCGGTCAAGCCCATTCCTTCGGTCAAGCCTGCCATCAACATACCCAATCTGCCAAACGGACCCCAACAACAGGCGGGAGAGACTCGgggttttttctttctttttggccttCCTGATCGTACCCGAGCATATAACTTGAGTAAAGGGTGGGTGTTTGATGCGGGGCTTAAAGCTGAAAAGGGGCAAGTAAACAAAAATCGATGTTGCTGTAACAACATCGAAAACAGGCGTTCTGAGTTTAGCGATATAAAATACATCTCGTCGTAAGGTCAAGCTCTTTTTTATATGTAAATCTGGGTATCGCTCATTTAAATCCTCCTACTACGTCACATTCCAACAGCTCCAAGACGAAATATCTCAAGACGCCACCGGCCCCACCGacaccttctccatctccctcctctgcatcTCCATCTCAGCATACATATtaatcttctccctcctcttcctctccgcctccaactCCGCAAACCTCCCCCTGGCACCGTGCTTAATCTTGGTGATCATATCAGCCGCCTTCCCCCTCGTGATATCCCCCGGCTCAAGCGGAACCAGCTTCGACCTCAGCTTATTCAAAAATCTCAGCTGCCCCTCCGACGCCGGCGCCTTCCTCCACGGCATCCTCTGCGAGATATAAAACGGCGCATAAAATTCCGCCACAAACCTATCACACCCATGCACCGCATCCCTAAAATCCATCGTCCTTAATATCTCCCTCGGCGCCGCCCACGGTGACTTCC
This window of the Podospora pseudoanserina strain CBS 124.78 chromosome 3, whole genome shotgun sequence genome carries:
- a CDS encoding hypothetical protein (EggNog:ENOG503PSPI) — translated: MPRQYFCWKVCLTFGCGCKEDTATHHVCDSFRTNCSSWVTYKTTNKSCSYHRRANGLDLKQQDDKEEDWSVVSEGPETPGSEEETQCQVGYQGTWEGQYLKRRAA
- the lsb6 gene encoding Phosphatidylinositol 4-kinase LSB6 (COG:T; EggNog:ENOG503NW8X), which encodes MNRNSIAHSFVLTLRVFLSSTAATMPRTRPATTGYERLAQADQFGDDSDDEDPLAHSYASLQPAQAPQYAPITQPRPHSGMSTPKRRRSSSSANLRGRGRRARSNSGVDLKAINARLERWADEIASKFKRGKNKKTGEEERLEIHHSVFQAPEGVRPVTAEQLAVPEPGYMTRAEFEVIVDSVREAIRKGVQPLMISQGSSGSYFARNPDGKVVGVFKPKDEEPYAAGNPKWNKWIHRNLFPCCFGRACLIPNLSYVSEAAAYVLDAQLRTHMVPYTDVVYLSSKSFHYPFWDRYNFSRKKKTLPAKPGSFQVFLKGFKDANVFLREHPWPDQYLSGFRTNDPHRKKKKRWVDNCRPTGAMQGDGDSDEEGQGSPASATPSPGNFVWTPSLKQSFREELEKLVILDYIMRNTDRGLDNWMIKVDWEAQKASIVSDPVQLNTNVEEPEEPEEGPRPVDLSTREPPKTRASCPYRTERPMNASTPVSSTPDPKISIGAIDNSLSWPWKHPDAWRSFPFGWLFLPVDLIGRPFSQKTRDHFLPLLTSTTWWSQTQLALRRVFQMDPDFQEKMFSRQIAVMKGQAWNVVETLKTPDHGPLELTRRAKVCVWDDLVDVPVAVPMRVASAEMRRRAVEESEQAASAAAGLTRSNSDVIAEAEEEEMDIGAFTADSDAASAPAATGVAEVVDLLGMASPVGDLPNPGRFELAMGEEPLTPGLTPGRFETPVLGGSSGSSNGPVQVTRPALKHASYSQPQRSLNMYSPDRGSSSMAVHHQRRFSFATAAGRRESNSIAAQLYGTGRLSWEGGRQGFVGEWEEEEEEEDALEGGDLGFAAAQGMEGNQRKVIVERLEAVKTRNPVFTCW